The nucleotide window ACcgaaaaatgaaataatatGAAAGTCTTGATCATAAACAAATTAGAGACTTCCCCATTTCAGGAATCTTCCCTTTTTCTTATGGAGATGATATTTAGTGATAAAGcaagttttcaaattttatttattttaaaaagaatttttgaatagCTGAATAggaaatgaaattaatgattttttttacGATCCATATATAACGAATAAAAacgaaaataaaatttaaaactATCAAGAAATTCTGTAAATATACCTAGGAATTTTAGTTTTATACGTTCTACTCTTTCATCTTGCCATTTGTAAGTGTCTTGTTCTAAACTGTATATAAATTTGATTACATAATCTAAGAAACAACTGCTCGGttcaaatattatataGATGCATAGGATAAGTTTATTGTGAGCAAAAAAAATCCCAAACAGTGAAAAAAAGCTCTAAAATTTGATGGAaaagttattgaatattttagaaaaaattatgatGAGGTTCATCCGACTACGTCTGAATACATCTGCTTCATACGCtatgataatatttttaatcaAATGAAGAAGGATATAAAAAGGGGATAAACTGAAAGAATGTTAACATTAGTTTAGGTATATTCTAATTACATAATATATAGAAAAAGagaggaaaaaaaatattgtatattttCAACCTGACGGAACAAAACAGATCTACTATTGCTCCACAAGATAAGATTTAATAGTAACAGTGCTTATGCTCTGAAAATAAGAGAGAgcattattaaaattatgCCGTTCTAGATGTTAactaaataaattatattcCCAATTTTGGTTTGAGTTTGGCAAACTAGTGTTAGTTTATCACCTTATCCAGTAGATATTCCACACTGTTTATATTATTCTGTTTACATATACCGACTCAcagaaaataagaaaagCAACAGTTTATTGTAAAACtaattaattgattaaatATTGTACAGAAAGAATATAACCTAATATGATGTCATGAATGCgagagaagaaaagaaaataaatcaaataatctaCTCAGCATCaacttcttcctcttcgtcttcaccttcttcagGTGTAACTTGGTAGAAGGACAACTTATAAGAATTAGTCTTCGTAGAGATGAATCTGATCCAGTCTCTTAATtggttcttcttcaaatatttcttggtCAAATACTTCAAGTATTTACCTGAAAATTTGGTAGTTGAGACAATAGTCACAATAGAACCGTCCTCAGAAACGGTAATGGCGTTGCCCAAATTACCGACAGAACCTTCAACCTTGATGTGatcaatcaaatatttggcGTAGGAGGATGGGTCAAAGACACCATTCTCAGTTGGTGATGATACATCAACGGTAAAAGTCTTGACAatcttttgttttcttgaagtctagaaataataaaaatgttaaTTGTTAGTAACGATGCTATACATCCTGGGAAGTTACAATATTTTGCCTACTGCTATTAACAATCACAATATATGtgaatttttaaaatacaGCATAGCTTATAAGCAAATTTGACGTAGGCCAAATTACTATTACAATATGTCAGGGATGACGACTTTTGccaatcaatcaatttggaatttcGGTTTTTATGTTCATGTTAACCAGAAATAGACTAAAATGTAACTATGTTAATTGACGACGTACGTTTGGAGCCATTTTTGGAgtattgtttctttgtttggTTGGGTTGTTTAACTTTACCTTCTTGTTCCAAAATGTTGTTCTCAAATCTTGAACatcttgaatttgttaACCGCCATTCCCAGATTTGAGATCTTGTTTCCCGATTTTCTCGTTTGAAAATTCTaaaacaaattttttttttttttttttttttaaaaaaatttgaaaaacaaaagatgTTCGGATGCAGAACAgtcaaagaaattttgaagcCCTAACTTAGTATATCTAGCCCTAATATGATATACGAATGTAAAACAGCATTTGACACAGAGGATAGTGTTGATGATAGAGATAAAACAACCGAAAAAGAAGGCATACTGGCTTTTCTAATACAAATCTTATATCTACAGATTAAGATAGCTAAGAGGCTTCTTctatttgaaacatttcttTTCTATTTGTGCACTTTTTCTAAACAGTCGAATCGAAATAAGGTAATCGAACAGATAATCACCAGCATGTCAGACTCAGAAGATGATTTGGGAATACCGCTGAAAGGATTGAGGATTTCTAAATACTTGAAAGAGGAGAAAACTAAAAACTCGCTTCCTAAAGACTCACTTCCTAAGGACGACTCTCCGGAAGATAATGACTTGAGTAGTACCCCACAATTCCATAGTCCTGGCGTCTCACCTTCGGAACCGACGATAGCTCCTCAGGTCAGCAGCACTGCACCTGAGAGCATAATTTCAGACTCTGAAAATCCCTTGACTACAACGAACACTGCAAGCATAGATGCCTTGGAAACGAAGGATCACAGTGGAGTCCATCAAGAAACCGATGCCATCGCTGCTGAACAGCAAGTAGGAATACGAAAGGATGAAAAGGATGTTTTAGACTCAGATTCTGATTCAGACTCGACTGAATGGCAAACAATGCCTACCATTGCATCGTACAATGTTTATAATCAAAAAGGTGAATTAGAGTTGAAACCATACTCTAGCACATCATTAAACTCCTCTCAAGATCAACTGACATTGACAAATTCGaatattaaaaagaaaaaagatcATACTTTTGACTATACCAAAGTTGCCGAAGAAACACAAGCTCAACGTTcatatttatcaaataaaaagaCAGATTTTTTATTCGATCATAAGAAACTAAAGAAACTGAACAATTCTACGGATTCACATTTAAGTAATACATCCTCCCCCGATATCCCTGATATAATAGACGAGGAAGACGAAAATTATGACGAATTCGAAGATGATATAGAACCTACCGATGATCTAAACCCTGATTCACAATTAAGCATAAcgaaaaatttattgacTGATCAGGAGAAATTTGCATATTTAGGAGCAGTAAACGTGATAGCAAACCAAATGTGTACAGATTTAGCAACATTATGTTTATGCATCGACATAAAAGCTCATAAAAAATTGGCTCATAGACTACAGTTTACTCAGAAGGATATGGCTGCTTGGAAGACCGTAGTATTGTCAAGAGTATATGACCATCTCGGTGTatcagaagaagaaatagataTGATAGAACGTTTGTCTTTACACAAGATTAAAGTTGAAGACTTGTGTAAATGCCTGAAAACCACACAGAATATAGATAACCCATTCGAAGATACGTCCTCTGAAAACAAGTCTGGTGTGGATAACGAAAAAGACAAAaaagaagatcaagaacCTGACAAAAAGTTAGAAGAGATGGAGCAAGATAAAACGGTAAATGAGCTAGAAAGTATAGGAGACTCCACTCTTGCAAGCACATCAGAAGGAGTAGAAGTGAAAGACCAATTTAAGGAACCTTCAGTTAATGATGACGATACTATGTTGGCACCAACAAAAATTATAGACCCTAATGCCATCAAGGATAAAAGTAAACTTTCAGTGGACATTGCATGGACAATAATATGTGATTTGTTTTTAATCTTATTACAGGGATCAAATTATGATTCTCGTTCACGTACTCTATTGATTAAATTTGCAGAAGCACTCAATGTAACCAAGATGGAAATATGTGAATTCGAAAAACGTGTTACAGATTCCTTAGATATGGAGCAATCTACAGATGACCAAGTTTGGAACGAAACCGATCATATGAAggcaagaagaaaaaagaagaggagaagaaaaatgtaTTATGTTGGCCTAGCAATGGTAGGGGGATCTTTGGTACTAGGTTTAAGTGGTGGTCTTTTAGCACCCGTGATTGGTGCTGGTATTGCCGCAGGTCTATCAACTGTTGGTCTTACAGGTGCAACAGGGTTTCTGACAGGGGTAGGTGGGACCACTGTTGTTGCATTATCAAGTACTGCTATTGGTGCAAATATTGGTGCAAGAGGTATGTCCAAGAGAATGGGGAGTGTTAGAACATTCGAGTTTCGTCCTCTCCATAATAACCGTCGAGTAAATTTGATTATTAGTGTCTCTGGATGGATTATCGGTAACGAGGATGATGTCAGGCTTCCGTTTTCAACGGTTGACCCTGTAGAAGGTGatttatattctttatattGGGAACCAGAAATGTTGAAATCTACTGGTCAAACAATCAACATTGTTGCAAGTGAAGTTTTTACACAGACCATCCAACAAGTGCTTGGTGCAACCATTTTAACAGCTTTCATGTCCGCCATTCAATGGCCAATGGCTCTTTCGAAGTTAGGGTATATTTTGGATAATCCATGGAATGTTTCACTAGATAGAGCTTGGGCAGCCGGCCTCATCTTGGCTGATACATTAATGACGAGGAACCTTGGTGAACGTCCTGTTACTCTCGTCGGGTTTTCATTAGGTGCAAGAGTGATTTATTCGTGCTTGATCGAACTATGTAAAAAGAAAGCACTTGGccttattgaaaatgtgTTTATCTTCGGTACTCCTGTTGTCAGAAAGAAAGAACATCTAGTAATGGCAAGATCTGTGGTAAGTGGAAGATTTGTCAATGGATATTCTGATAAGGATTGGGTTTTGGCATATTTGTTTCGTGCAACTGCTGGGGGATTTAGTGCAGTTATGGGTATATCACCTATTGAAGGTATCGAAGGTATTGAAAACTTCAATTGTACTGAACTCGTAGATGGTCATATGGCATATCGTCAAAACATGccaaaattattgaaggaGATGGGAATAGCCGTACTTGGAGACACATTTGTGGAAATTGAGGAACTAATGGACCCCGAGGAATTCCAACGACAAAGAAAGTTGGTTCATGATGTAGATGCTGCTCAGAAAAAGTTATCAGAAAGGAAGAAGCACAGTAGTGGTTGGGTTCCAAAATGGTTAAAGCcgaagaaatcaaaatgGCAAGTTATGGTGGAAGAAGCTGTGGAAGAAACTAAAGAAAGTGATATTTTAACTGAGTCAGAGACTCCAAAAccaaaaaagaaagatgGTGCCCTTGTAGATCATGGGGCACTAATGcatgaattggaattacTAAAGGCTGCTATGCATGAAAATGCACTTAAAGAGAACACTGAACCCGAAACGGCAGCACAACATGATGAAGCAGATACACATACTGTAAAGGTAGAAGAAGAACCTACAAGGCAGGGCACACCAAGCACACCGAAACCCCAAAACAATTTCCAGCTTCTTGGCGCTGGTAGAACAATATTACCAGAAGATGATGAGCTATACagtaagaagaagaaaatggaaTTTGCATTTCCTGATGAcatcaattgaatatcCTGAGAAAGTGATTACACTCATCTCAAGCATTTAAAAATACTCACATTAGGTACAATAACttactattattatatacCCAAACTGCATATAAACgtttaaagaaaaaataaaacattAACATAAGTTACATACGTAAATTCTATATCGATATATAATATCCATTACTTattacaaagaaaaagtttttCAGATTAATCACAAGAAGACTTCTGAGTTTAATTCAACGAATGAAGCGGCATATGGAAGATCGAAGTTGTTCATAACCTCTGGATGTAATACACCTAGTTGACCAATTACTTGTGGTTCGGCACCTTCTTTACTTCTGAAAACGACCTTGGCACCTCTGCCAGGGAAATAGGTAGTCAAAGAATCATCTTGTTGTATCCAGTACCCTCTACCTGAAGAAGCGGCACCAAAATCAGCAATCCAGTTAGTTCTAAAGGTTTGCATTATTTTACCCAATAGACCTTGGATAATTTCGAAACCAGAGTTCTTTCCGACGTAAACGGCGGCCCAGTGACGTTCATTGTATGcttttctttccaatgCTTCATTCTTGAACACAACATCGCCTGTTTCGAATACCTTGATTGGCAATGAATGTTTTCTATTCTCTTTAACAGTCTTCAAAATACCTGGAAGTAGTGTAGTTCTAACCACTTGATATTCAAGAGTCTTTGGGTTAGCCAATTTAACTGCTTTGGTGTTATCATCTGTAGTTCTtaagaatttgaagttttCGTCGTGGGAACATAATGTCAATGGCAAGACTTCCAGCCATGAAGCTTGAGATGATGCGATTCTGAAGATGTCTGATATCTTATTAATAGGTAAAGCTGACGCAATGAAGTTAGCGTTCGATAGTTTTTCACCCTTTGGTAGATTGTTGAATCCGTACCCGACTGCAGCGTCTTCCATTATATCACAAGGATGTAGAATATCTGTCCTTGTAATTGGAATTGACACGTGCAAAATCTTACCATCCTCGGATGCAACAGCAGATAAtgacatcttcttcaaacatGCAATAATTTCGGCTGGAGTTTGTTCCAAACCCAAAGCAGAATTAATGTAAGCCACGGAGACATCCATCTTTCTTTGGTTGAAGTCTGGAGCCATACGCGATTGACCGTTATGTTCAGAAACAACTTCAATTGGTTCTACGGTAAATGGTTCATCACAATAACGAGAGAACATTGaaaccaaaatattcaGGACAATGTCAGCCTTAGTTCTGTCAGTAGCAGTAATATCAATGAAGACATTACGTGTGTTCAAAGAGATCTTGGTATGTTCAGAATTAATCAATGGTGGTAAAGAACCAACGACATTGTTATCATCCATGATAACTGGGAAGACTGGAGaatcttcaatgatatGAACGAAACGACCAATgttattcttttgttctGGACTCTTgtaaaattcaattaattcttcaccatTGAATTCTTTGGTTTGATTTAATGGGACAAATTTAATATCCTTTGGAGCCAAAGCACGGTAATGAATTGGACCTTGCATGGTGTCAAAATCATGTGTACCCATTGCAACTAAGGATCTATTTCTACAAACGTTGGAATGAAGTTTATCTTGCAAAGCAATGAAAGATGCATATGActtttcattgaatttaatgtTTCTTAAAACAGCACCTGTAGCAAAGGGTCTAACTTGTTCTGTGGATTTATCAATGATCAACTTAGTAGTTGGGGCGGATAACTTATACTTTGGGGTTTCGGCTCTTCCTAAGTATTCATTCAACGATTGCGCAATACCCTCAATACATAGCAAATCATAACGGTTGGCACCAATATCAAGCTTTAACTCTGGttcttcattattcttCAAGGCTTCCTCGGTAGTGtcttcatccaattcaatACCAAATTCGAAACATAACTCGTCGAATTCCTCATTGGTGTATTGCTTCCCAAGAAGTTCAAATAATTGCTGTTTGTTGACGGAAACGGTAGgcattttaaaaaattgtCTATTACAAGCTCAATTGGGTTAAGGATTTAGTTTGCAATTCAATCAGAGACTATAGATAGTACCTAAGCACATATTacaatattaaataatctATAAATTTCCAGTTATGTATCTTTAACGTCTattaattcttgaaaattttttcaatttttttggCGACGTTTCACGTGACAATCAGTTTTCAGTTACAGAGTAACATTAATGACCAGAGAACTAAGTTCAGTAATGCCGGAAAATATATCGATGCCGTAAGTGGGTTCatatccattattattaatgtgACATTTGTATTTCGTCGTAATCACTAAACAAAgtatcttcttcttgttgacTTTTCTTTAGTGCATATTTTGCTATCAGCTTTCgtaattctttaatagaTATTGGTTTTTCCATAACATCATCAAATACACCTGAGGCCATGGCTTCTTGGTAGTAGTTTGTTACTGCAACAATTGGTGTCGTAGAATTAGCCCCGTTTGCTCGTTTCAAAAGTTTGATAATATCAGATGAACCAACCTTGGGTAATCGTAGAGGAGTCATTATCAGATCGAATTTTATCTGTCCATCAGCTCTGCTTATTAATTCATCTGCAGCACCAGCTGTTAAAACCGTACAACCCAAACTCTCcaaatctttcttcataCGATACCTATGAATTGGGATGGGTTCACATAGGAGAATATCCATATGATAGCCGATTCCCGTCGAGCCAATTCCAGCTCCTGAACTTCCTCTACCACTTTCCCTTCTATATCTTAAAGAATTAACTGTAGCGACAGCCTGTAGACGATCACTCTCATCAACTGAAAGTTCACTTGAGTTTGCCCTTTGAAATATACTTTTTGAAAGTAGTTTTGGATGAGATGATAAGGGCGCAAGACTTGCCGTTGTATTAGATGGTGATAGCGGagatttaaattttggCACATCTGAATCATTAAAGAGCAACATATTGTTACTATTGTTTACTAATCCACCGATACTACCCTTTCTTGAACGATTAACATTTGTTGGGTCAATACTGAAACCACGTTCTGGTGAAAAGGATCGTATGGATGAACTGTCAGACCTTCCTGTTGCTTTAGCTGTACCTCCAATAATTGGCGATCCTGTAATGGAATACTTTGTAGCCCTTAATTTGGAAGTTGTTGCATCAGAAGGAGAACTTATAACGGAGGTTGAAGAGGTTCGTCGATgagaatttggaaattcaaTCATATGCTCATTCTTCAATCTATTAATGGCATCTTTGTTGGCCTTGTCTAAAGCAGACAAGTTTCTAAAATAAAAGGATCCAAATTCTGTTTGTGgttcatttaatttactTGCTCTTCTATCACGCATATGCGGTGGAATAGCTGCTGGAATACCTTTGATTGTAGGTGAGTTTTTGATCAAATCCTCCTTTGGAACGGTTCCTAATAGCGAGGAAACActcaatttatttattggagTATGAAGCTTGCTATCATGTAAAATAGTGTTATTAGGAACACTTGACCATCTTTTTGGTGTTCCAGTCTTGGCAT belongs to Naumovozyma castellii chromosome 3, complete genome and includes:
- the MIL1 gene encoding Mil1p (ancestral locus Anc_8.32); translated protein: MIYECKTAFDTEDSVDDRDKTTEKEGILAFLIQILYLQIKIAKRLLLFETFLFYLCTFSKQSNRNKVIEQIITSMSDSEDDLGIPLKGLRISKYLKEEKTKNSLPKDSLPKDDSPEDNDLSSTPQFHSPGVSPSEPTIAPQVSSTAPESIISDSENPLTTTNTASIDALETKDHSGVHQETDAIAAEQQVGIRKDEKDVLDSDSDSDSTEWQTMPTIASYNVYNQKGELELKPYSSTSLNSSQDQLTLTNSNIKKKKDHTFDYTKVAEETQAQRSYLSNKKTDFLFDHKKLKKLNNSTDSHLSNTSSPDIPDIIDEEDENYDEFEDDIEPTDDLNPDSQLSITKNLLTDQEKFAYLGAVNVIANQMCTDLATLCLCIDIKAHKKLAHRLQFTQKDMAAWKTVVLSRVYDHLGVSEEEIDMIERLSLHKIKVEDLCKCLKTTQNIDNPFEDTSSENKSGVDNEKDKKEDQEPDKKLEEMEQDKTVNELESIGDSTLASTSEGVEVKDQFKEPSVNDDDTMLAPTKIIDPNAIKDKSKLSVDIAWTIICDLFLILLQGSNYDSRSRTLLIKFAEALNVTKMEICEFEKRVTDSLDMEQSTDDQVWNETDHMKARRKKKRRRKMYYVGLAMVGGSLVLGLSGGLLAPVIGAGIAAGLSTVGLTGATGFLTGVGGTTVVALSSTAIGANIGARGMSKRMGSVRTFEFRPLHNNRRVNLIISVSGWIIGNEDDVRLPFSTVDPVEGDLYSLYWEPEMLKSTGQTINIVASEVFTQTIQQVLGATILTAFMSAIQWPMALSKLGYILDNPWNVSLDRAWAAGLILADTLMTRNLGERPVTLVGFSLGARVIYSCLIELCKKKALGLIENVFIFGTPVVRKKEHLVMARSVVSGRFVNGYSDKDWVLAYLFRATAGGFSAVMGISPIEGIEGIENFNCTELVDGHMAYRQNMPKLLKEMGIAVLGDTFVEIEELMDPEEFQRQRKLVHDVDAAQKKLSERKKHSSGWVPKWLKPKKSKWQVMVEEAVEETKESDILTESETPKPKKKDGALVDHGALMHELELLKAAMHENALKENTEPETAAQHDEADTHTVKVEEEPTRQGTPSTPKPQNNFQLLGAGRTILPEDDELYSKKKKMEFAFPDDIN
- the RPL22B gene encoding 60S ribosomal protein eL22 (ancestral locus Anc_8.31) encodes the protein MAPNTSRKQKIVKTFTVDVSSPTENGVFDPSSYAKYLIDHIKVEGSVGNLGNAITVSEDGSIVTIVSTTKFSGKYLKYLTKKYLKKNQLRDWIRFISTKTNSYKLSFYQVTPEEGEDEEEEVDAE
- the FRS1 gene encoding phenylalanine--tRNA ligase subunit beta (ancestral locus Anc_8.33) — encoded protein: MPTVSVNKQQLFELLGKQYTNEEFDELCFEFGIELDEDTTEEALKNNEEPELKLDIGANRYDLLCIEGIAQSLNEYLGRAETPKYKLSAPTTKLIIDKSTEQVRPFATGAVLRNIKFNEKSYASFIALQDKLHSNVCRNRSLVAMGTHDFDTMQGPIHYRALAPKDIKFVPLNQTKEFNGEELIEFYKSPEQKNNIGRFVHIIEDSPVFPVIMDDNNVVGSLPPLINSEHTKISLNTRNVFIDITATDRTKADIVLNILVSMFSRYCDEPFTVEPIEVVSEHNGQSRMAPDFNQRKMDVSVAYINSALGLEQTPAEIIACLKKMSLSAVASEDGKILHVSIPITRTDILHPCDIMEDAAVGYGFNNLPKGEKLSNANFIASALPINKISDIFRIASSQASWLEVLPLTLCSHDENFKFLRTTDDNTKAVKLANPKTLEYQVVRTTLLPGILKTVKENRKHSLPIKVFETGDVVFKNEALERKAYNERHWAAVYVGKNSGFEIIQGLLGKIMQTFRTNWIADFGAASSGRGYWIQQDDSLTTYFPGRGAKVVFRSKEGAEPQVIGQLGVLHPEVMNNFDLPYAASFVELNSEVFL